A section of the Streptomyces sp. SCL15-4 genome encodes:
- a CDS encoding DUF6354 family protein: MTDTPTPAPGQIWQDNDPRGYGRRIRIIATDATHAHVEQVIGRDHASASPGRRTRIRLDRFRPTSTGYRYISGGETR; encoded by the coding sequence GTGACCGACACTCCGACTCCCGCCCCCGGCCAGATCTGGCAGGACAACGACCCCCGCGGCTACGGCCGCAGGATCCGCATCATCGCCACCGACGCGACGCACGCTCACGTCGAGCAGGTGATCGGCCGCGACCACGCATCAGCCAGTCCCGGCCGCCGCACCCGCATCCGCCTCGACCGCTTCCGCCCCACCAGCACCGGCTACCGGTACATCAGCGGAGGTGAGACCCGATGA
- a CDS encoding DNA-methyltransferase produces MNDWQPYYRDEQITLLLGDALDQLRTLPDSSVDCIVTSPPYYGLRDYGAEGQYGLEATPAEYVETMRALFAEARRVLADDGTLWLNLGDSYSSGQGALNTDFNERWHGEGSSGQRKQEKGRPSRRRDGAEVAAARRAVTGLPPKNLLMIPERVAMALQDDGWILRNKIVWHKTNAMPSSVNDRLSNRYEHLFLFSKAERYWFDLDPIREPHAMRPQRRPSGRPVDKIPRPGQPKQTWSTATRNEVGVDGHPLGRNPGDVWAIPTRPYPAAHFAVFPIDLPLRCINAGCRPGGTVLDPFSGSGTTGAAARQLGRKYVGIDLNPAYHDLAKDRFAQGVLDFDGAA; encoded by the coding sequence GTGAACGACTGGCAGCCCTATTACCGCGACGAGCAGATCACCCTGCTCCTCGGTGACGCGCTCGACCAACTGCGCACCCTGCCTGACAGCTCCGTGGACTGCATCGTCACCAGCCCGCCCTACTACGGGCTCCGCGACTACGGCGCCGAGGGTCAGTACGGGTTGGAGGCAACGCCGGCCGAGTACGTGGAGACGATGCGCGCCCTGTTCGCCGAGGCGCGGCGTGTGCTCGCCGACGACGGGACGCTGTGGCTGAACCTCGGTGACAGCTACAGCAGCGGCCAAGGTGCGCTGAACACCGACTTCAATGAGCGGTGGCACGGCGAGGGCAGCAGCGGCCAGCGAAAGCAGGAGAAGGGTCGGCCGTCCCGTCGTCGTGACGGCGCCGAGGTGGCGGCCGCGCGCCGCGCCGTGACGGGCCTGCCGCCGAAGAACCTGCTGATGATCCCCGAGCGGGTAGCGATGGCGCTCCAGGACGACGGCTGGATCCTCCGCAACAAGATCGTGTGGCACAAGACGAACGCCATGCCGTCCTCCGTGAACGACCGGCTGTCGAACCGGTACGAGCACCTGTTCCTGTTCTCCAAGGCGGAGCGGTACTGGTTCGACCTTGACCCGATCCGCGAGCCGCACGCGATGCGACCCCAGCGCAGGCCCTCCGGGCGTCCCGTCGACAAGATCCCCCGGCCGGGGCAGCCCAAGCAGACCTGGTCGACGGCTACGCGCAATGAGGTCGGAGTGGACGGTCACCCGCTCGGGAGGAATCCCGGCGACGTCTGGGCCATACCGACGAGGCCCTACCCGGCCGCGCACTTCGCGGTGTTCCCGATCGACCTGCCGCTGCGCTGCATCAACGCCGGATGCCGCCCGGGCGGGACCGTCCTCGACCCGTTCAGCGGCTCGGGTACCACGGGCGCCGCAGCACGCCAGCTAGGCCGGAAGTACGTCGGCATCGACCTCAACCCGGCCTACCACGACCTCGCCAAGGACCGGTTCGCCCAAGGTGTCCTCGACTTCGACGGCGCCGCATGA
- a CDS encoding helix-turn-helix domain-containing protein, producing the protein MKVRADIAHLIREGHTNASIARRLHCDPSTVARARHALRLPPADKLGRLYAEALPTGRVKAYRPERMPISPAQQQANRERLLAALRTAA; encoded by the coding sequence ATGAAGGTCCGCGCCGACATCGCCCACCTCATCCGCGAGGGCCACACCAACGCGTCCATCGCCCGCCGCCTCCACTGCGACCCGAGCACCGTCGCCCGCGCCCGACACGCACTCCGGCTGCCGCCCGCCGACAAGCTCGGCCGGCTCTACGCCGAAGCCCTACCCACCGGCCGCGTCAAGGCCTACCGGCCCGAGCGGATGCCGATCAGCCCCGCCCAACAGCAGGCCAACCGGGAGCGGCTCCTCGCCGCACTCCGCACCGCCGCCTAA
- a CDS encoding HNH endonuclease signature motif containing protein encodes MPRIRTVKPEFWEDELLGVMPRDARLLFIATFNMADDEGLLRWTPAYIKAQAFMYDDDLTIAGVGKLMQCLTDTGLVFPYIGGVARQQMAVVVNFRKHQRINRPQKSKLPPPSLGNYKVREMYARRDGWICQLCGNEIPRLPMANDAHNLSIDHRRPVSAGGTDHPSNVRAAHQACNQSRRATPDGEEFVPPRSLAGLEDSLNDALNRSGSGSVNDSVNESHANVNFEPETDTHSEISSLNHSLMERKGKEGNREGKGTPQPPSETSSPTVVQTGERAIEDRMTAAFLDRYRSGNAYSQRQVRKVIADALANGTAPGELWNALERLGSLSKPVSAGTLQFAFSELRKPPSNVIALPGQPLTGTDAKVAGWMAIAAQLRQEGDSA; translated from the coding sequence ATGCCTCGCATCCGCACAGTGAAACCGGAGTTCTGGGAGGACGAACTCCTCGGCGTCATGCCGCGCGACGCCCGGCTGCTCTTCATCGCCACGTTCAACATGGCGGACGACGAGGGGCTGCTGCGGTGGACGCCGGCCTACATCAAGGCCCAGGCCTTCATGTATGACGACGACCTGACGATCGCTGGCGTCGGAAAGCTCATGCAGTGCCTCACCGACACGGGCCTTGTCTTCCCCTACATCGGGGGAGTGGCGCGGCAGCAGATGGCCGTGGTCGTGAACTTCCGCAAGCACCAGCGGATCAACCGGCCGCAGAAGAGCAAGCTGCCGCCGCCCTCCCTCGGCAACTACAAAGTCCGTGAGATGTACGCCCGCCGGGACGGATGGATCTGCCAGCTGTGTGGCAACGAGATCCCTCGGCTGCCGATGGCCAATGATGCGCACAACCTGTCCATCGACCACAGGCGGCCGGTCTCCGCGGGTGGCACCGACCACCCGTCGAATGTCCGGGCTGCGCACCAGGCGTGCAACCAGAGCCGGCGCGCCACCCCAGACGGAGAGGAGTTCGTTCCGCCCCGCAGCCTCGCCGGACTTGAGGATTCACTGAACGACGCACTGAACCGTTCAGGGAGCGGTTCAGTGAACGATTCAGTGAATGAATCTCACGCAAACGTGAACTTCGAGCCTGAGACAGATACACACAGTGAAATTTCTTCACTGAATCATTCACTGATGGAAAGGAAGGGAAAGGAAGGGAACAGGGAAGGGAAGGGAACCCCCCAACCCCCGTCGGAGACCAGCTCTCCCACCGTCGTGCAGACGGGCGAGAGGGCCATCGAAGACCGGATGACCGCCGCCTTCCTCGACCGCTACCGGTCCGGCAACGCCTACAGCCAGCGACAGGTACGCAAGGTCATCGCTGACGCTCTCGCCAACGGCACCGCACCCGGCGAGCTCTGGAACGCCCTTGAGCGCCTCGGCTCCCTCTCGAAGCCCGTCAGCGCCGGAACCCTCCAGTTCGCGTTCTCCGAACTTCGCAAGCCCCCCAGCAACGTCATCGCCCTGCCCGGTCAGCCTCTCACCGGCACCGACGCCAAGGTCGCCGGCTGGATGGCCATCGCCGCCCAACTCCGTCAGGAAGGAGACTCAGCATGA
- a CDS encoding DNA cytosine methyltransferase has protein sequence MMYRHDNELTVMDWFCGAGGSSQGMHSLPGVRMARAANHWERAIESHAANFPEVDHYRGDIREAPVEKWPVTDIFWASPECPQWSNARGKKRDFDLSMQGDLFDGFGPSEEVERSRALMEEVPMYLRGVQERGGLVKAGVIENVVDVRAWDQWDRWIGEIRKLGYKTRVIALNSMHADPRTVHKAPQSRDRLYVAYWHESLGRTPDWDKWLRPRAWCSGCETWVQAVQRFKDPGRDMGRYRQQYVYRCPNAKCRNQVVEPETLPAAVAIDWSLPGQRIGDRTKPLAEKTLARIRAGLDKFARPVMVPAGGTWRTEAVPVDEALPARTTRENDGLAIPPLLIPVEGRDGKEPNSANLPLRTQTARNETGLAWLPFIAELRGGGSIARSATESLATVTASGNHHGLVTPNLPAFVMRNNTARGNPAQMCTPVGEPARTLTAAGHQSLVTWESLLVPYYGNGTARTVREPVGTLSTRDRYALVQGEVDLDDVRFRMLEPHEIGRAMSFADQYIVLGSKRERVRQYGNAVTPNCAEVIVAALVEAISGEEIDRYARPEKALAA, from the coding sequence ATGATGTACCGCCACGACAACGAGCTGACCGTCATGGACTGGTTCTGCGGGGCCGGCGGATCCTCCCAGGGCATGCACTCCCTGCCCGGCGTCCGCATGGCCCGCGCCGCGAACCACTGGGAGCGGGCGATCGAGTCCCACGCCGCGAACTTCCCCGAGGTCGACCACTACCGCGGCGACATCCGCGAGGCCCCGGTCGAAAAGTGGCCCGTCACCGACATCTTCTGGGCCAGCCCCGAGTGCCCGCAGTGGTCGAACGCCCGCGGGAAGAAGCGTGACTTCGACCTCTCCATGCAGGGCGACCTGTTCGACGGCTTCGGCCCGTCCGAGGAGGTCGAGCGGTCACGGGCGCTGATGGAAGAGGTGCCCATGTACCTGCGCGGCGTGCAGGAGCGCGGCGGCCTGGTCAAGGCGGGCGTCATCGAGAACGTCGTCGACGTCCGCGCCTGGGACCAGTGGGACCGCTGGATCGGCGAGATCCGCAAGCTCGGCTACAAGACCCGGGTCATCGCCCTGAACAGCATGCACGCAGACCCGCGCACCGTGCACAAGGCCCCGCAGTCCCGCGACCGGCTGTACGTCGCCTACTGGCACGAGAGCCTGGGCCGGACGCCGGACTGGGACAAGTGGCTCCGCCCGCGCGCCTGGTGCTCGGGCTGCGAGACCTGGGTGCAGGCCGTGCAGCGGTTCAAGGACCCGGGCCGCGACATGGGCCGTTACCGCCAGCAGTACGTCTACCGCTGCCCGAACGCGAAGTGCCGCAACCAGGTCGTCGAGCCGGAGACCCTGCCCGCGGCCGTGGCCATCGACTGGAGCCTGCCCGGGCAGCGGATCGGTGACCGCACCAAGCCGCTCGCCGAGAAGACCCTCGCCCGGATCCGCGCCGGCCTCGACAAGTTCGCCCGGCCCGTCATGGTCCCCGCGGGCGGTACCTGGCGCACGGAAGCGGTCCCGGTCGACGAGGCGCTGCCGGCCAGGACGACACGGGAGAACGACGGCCTCGCCATCCCGCCGCTCCTCATCCCCGTCGAGGGCCGCGATGGCAAGGAACCGAACTCGGCGAACCTGCCACTGCGCACCCAGACCGCCCGCAACGAGACCGGCCTGGCATGGCTGCCGTTCATCGCCGAACTCCGCGGTGGCGGCAGTATCGCCCGGTCGGCCACCGAGTCACTCGCCACGGTCACCGCGTCCGGGAACCACCACGGGCTCGTCACCCCGAATCTGCCCGCATTCGTGATGCGGAACAACACGGCGCGCGGCAACCCGGCTCAGATGTGCACGCCGGTCGGTGAACCGGCGCGCACTCTCACGGCCGCCGGCCATCAGTCCCTCGTCACGTGGGAGTCCCTGCTGGTGCCGTACTACGGCAACGGCACCGCCCGCACCGTCCGGGAACCGGTCGGCACTCTCTCCACCCGCGACCGCTACGCCCTCGTCCAGGGCGAGGTCGACCTCGACGACGTCCGGTTCCGGATGCTCGAACCCCACGAGATCGGCCGGGCGATGTCCTTCGCCGACCAGTACATCGTCCTCGGCAGCAAGCGCGAGCGGGTCCGCCAGTACGGCAACGCCGTCACCCCGAACTGCGCCGAGGTCATCGTCGCCGCCCTGGTGGAGGCGATCAGCGGCGAGGAAATCGACCGGTATGCCAGGCCCGAGAAGGCGCTCGCCGCGTGA
- a CDS encoding recombinase RecT: protein MSQISNAIEKRDQGPAAVVEQYRESLALVMPSHLQQRVGAWIRNTQGLLRRDEKLMKAAQNDIGQFIAVLMDAGRLGLEPGTEQYYLVPRWNNKKKCTEVTGVRGYQGEIELMYRAGAVSSVIVEVVYSKDVFQFRPGRDERPVHDIDWDAADRGELRLVYAYAIMKDGATSKVVVLNRGHIAKARAKSDSADKDWSPWNTDEEAMWLKTAAHRLAKWVPTSAEYMREQLRAQAVVDSEQRPEPLPASVPAPAPGTVDDDYDEPVEGELVD from the coding sequence ATGAGCCAGATCAGCAACGCCATCGAGAAGCGCGACCAGGGGCCGGCCGCCGTCGTCGAGCAGTACCGCGAATCCCTCGCCCTCGTCATGCCCAGCCACCTTCAACAGCGCGTCGGCGCCTGGATCCGCAATACGCAGGGCCTGCTGCGCCGCGACGAGAAGCTGATGAAGGCCGCACAGAACGACATCGGCCAGTTCATCGCCGTCCTCATGGACGCCGGCCGCCTCGGCCTGGAGCCCGGCACCGAGCAGTACTACCTAGTCCCGCGCTGGAACAACAAGAAGAAGTGCACCGAGGTCACCGGTGTCCGCGGCTACCAGGGAGAGATCGAGCTGATGTACCGCGCTGGCGCCGTGTCCTCCGTAATCGTCGAAGTCGTCTACAGCAAGGACGTCTTCCAGTTCCGGCCCGGCCGCGACGAGCGTCCCGTCCACGACATCGACTGGGACGCCGCCGATCGCGGCGAACTCCGACTCGTCTACGCCTACGCGATCATGAAGGACGGGGCCACCTCAAAGGTCGTCGTCCTCAACCGCGGCCACATCGCGAAGGCGCGCGCCAAGTCGGACAGCGCCGACAAGGACTGGTCGCCGTGGAACACCGACGAGGAAGCCATGTGGCTGAAGACCGCAGCCCACCGCCTCGCCAAGTGGGTCCCGACCTCCGCCGAGTACATGCGCGAGCAGCTCCGGGCCCAGGCCGTCGTCGACAGCGAGCAGCGGCCCGAACCCCTGCCGGCCAGCGTCCCCGCGCCCGCGCCCGGGACGGTCGACGACGACTACGACGAGCCCGTCGAGGGTGAACTCGTCGACTAG
- a CDS encoding lambda-exonuclease family protein, which yields MDTVHPYPAPDGILIGHLTPGTAAWEEARTGLTITATEIAAVVGLSPWQSRFSLWHKKAGLPTPPFEMNPAVEWGNRLEDAVAQKWEDDHPGLLAAPAGTWRHRTRHWQRATPDRLIYPQPANEFEIPDTATALLEVKTSPFGDEWGPSGADDGVPIHYRCQVMWQMDTLGLHRTHFAVLISGHDYREYTVEYDLDEARILREAAWRFLDDVRLGIRPDIDGDTATYQTIRVQADGLEDRDVEIPAELVARWDAAYADVARASADLTQIRGEVLDLIGNARRAVCEGRRIAYRTVRDGHTHSLNPYPIREDAA from the coding sequence ATGGACACCGTCCACCCGTATCCCGCACCCGACGGGATCCTGATCGGCCACCTCACCCCGGGCACCGCCGCCTGGGAGGAGGCCCGCACCGGCCTCACGATCACCGCCACCGAGATCGCCGCAGTCGTCGGCCTCAGCCCCTGGCAGTCCCGGTTCAGCCTGTGGCACAAGAAGGCCGGCCTGCCCACCCCGCCGTTCGAAATGAACCCGGCCGTCGAATGGGGCAACCGGCTCGAAGATGCCGTCGCGCAGAAGTGGGAGGACGACCACCCCGGCCTGCTCGCCGCCCCAGCCGGCACGTGGCGGCACCGGACGCGGCACTGGCAGCGGGCCACGCCCGACCGGCTCATCTACCCGCAGCCCGCCAACGAGTTCGAGATCCCCGACACGGCCACTGCCCTGCTGGAGGTGAAGACGTCCCCGTTCGGCGACGAGTGGGGTCCGTCCGGCGCCGACGACGGGGTGCCGATCCACTACCGCTGCCAGGTCATGTGGCAGATGGACACCCTTGGCCTGCACCGCACCCACTTCGCCGTTCTCATCTCGGGCCACGACTACCGCGAGTACACCGTCGAGTACGACCTGGACGAGGCCCGGATCCTGCGCGAGGCAGCCTGGCGGTTCCTCGACGACGTCCGCCTCGGCATCCGGCCCGACATCGACGGTGACACCGCCACCTACCAGACCATCCGCGTCCAGGCCGACGGCCTCGAAGACCGCGACGTCGAGATCCCCGCTGAGCTCGTCGCCCGCTGGGACGCCGCCTACGCCGACGTCGCCCGCGCCTCCGCCGACCTCACCCAGATCCGCGGCGAAGTCCTCGACCTCATCGGCAACGCCCGCCGCGCGGTCTGCGAAGGCCGCCGCATCGCCTACCGCACCGTCCGCGACGGCCACACCCACTCCCTCAACCCGTACCCGATCCGCGAGGACGCAGCATGA
- a CDS encoding helix-turn-helix domain-containing protein gives MPTKQSPRTPTQPRDLNAPFFKIPEVAWLLGVSVDTVRRRIAAGLLPCSQAQKGGTITVSRDDLQAYHEATRIVTIPRRSGRQRSARAAA, from the coding sequence GTGCCCACCAAGCAGTCCCCGCGGACTCCCACCCAGCCCAGGGACCTCAACGCCCCGTTCTTCAAGATCCCCGAAGTCGCGTGGCTCCTCGGGGTCAGCGTCGACACCGTGCGGCGCCGCATCGCTGCCGGCCTCCTGCCCTGCAGCCAGGCCCAGAAGGGCGGCACTATCACCGTCTCCCGAGACGACCTGCAGGCCTATCACGAGGCCACCCGCATCGTCACCATCCCGCGCCGCTCCGGCCGCCAGCGGTCGGCCCGCGCCGCCGCCTGA
- a CDS encoding helix-turn-helix transcriptional regulator, which translates to MAQTPTTFEVDGTAICTKRMQAGMEVNQLADLVGITPNYLRKLERGARKHMSPKPYIRLRAALQATDDELLASNSNPPERK; encoded by the coding sequence ATGGCACAAACCCCAACCACCTTCGAGGTGGACGGGACGGCTATCTGCACCAAGCGCATGCAAGCGGGGATGGAAGTCAACCAGCTCGCCGACCTCGTCGGCATCACGCCGAACTACCTGCGAAAGCTCGAACGCGGCGCCCGCAAACACATGAGCCCAAAGCCGTACATACGGCTCAGAGCCGCCCTGCAAGCGACCGACGACGAACTCCTCGCCTCCAACTCAAACCCGCCAGAAAGGAAGTGA
- a CDS encoding integrase has translation MARRARDVYVEWRGGTCRVKWWSGDYHDDGRKRFESKGGFTDEDEAYNYGLDKMAEIRQGTHVPNRDGRTLMSDWLDEWLSALDHAHLTEKGYKSKIEAHIRPYFKRTAVGDIDVIAYRAFRKHIYGKVGEGTAKNTMMVLGMILDDAVPRLIKTSPVERKRRRGKYKKATRERKRDVLPEIVEQLARNAQTLFGYSGYVYVWTMAMTGMRPAELYGLTREYCYPSWPASDPRTDPDEEERYEEDAERYGPGDGKMPAIRVERQVQHKDGKLQFFPPKYGSYRTLVIPPFLADMLEKLQASHDSRWVFTAIKGGCLGSVAFDTAYWRLIADGVDERSGPGARRPRPAIPEVPTFKGKRQYLLRHAHKAWLDEDGHSRFAVESRMGHQVPGVEGTYSSVTAAMERAIMKSLQKRWDDLWEPRETEG, from the coding sequence ATGGCCAGACGCGCGCGCGACGTCTATGTGGAATGGCGGGGCGGCACCTGCCGCGTGAAGTGGTGGTCGGGCGACTATCACGATGACGGCCGCAAGCGGTTCGAGTCCAAGGGTGGGTTCACCGACGAAGACGAGGCATACAACTACGGCCTCGACAAGATGGCGGAGATCCGACAAGGCACGCACGTGCCCAACCGTGACGGCCGCACCCTCATGAGCGACTGGCTCGACGAGTGGCTCTCCGCGTTGGACCACGCGCACCTCACCGAGAAGGGCTACAAGTCCAAGATCGAAGCCCATATTCGCCCGTACTTCAAACGCACAGCGGTCGGCGACATCGACGTCATCGCCTACCGCGCGTTCCGCAAGCACATCTACGGCAAAGTCGGTGAGGGCACAGCCAAGAACACCATGATGGTCCTCGGCATGATCCTCGACGATGCCGTCCCTCGCCTGATCAAGACGTCTCCGGTGGAACGCAAGCGTCGCCGCGGCAAGTACAAAAAGGCCACCCGTGAGCGGAAGCGCGATGTCCTGCCCGAGATCGTCGAGCAGTTGGCCCGGAACGCACAGACCTTGTTCGGCTACTCGGGCTACGTCTACGTGTGGACCATGGCGATGACCGGCATGCGGCCGGCCGAGCTGTACGGGCTGACGCGGGAGTACTGCTACCCGTCGTGGCCCGCGTCGGATCCCCGGACCGACCCGGACGAGGAAGAACGCTACGAAGAGGACGCTGAACGCTACGGCCCCGGCGATGGCAAGATGCCCGCGATCCGGGTGGAGCGGCAGGTGCAGCACAAGGACGGGAAGTTGCAGTTCTTCCCCCCCAAGTACGGCAGTTACCGCACACTCGTGATCCCGCCCTTCCTCGCAGACATGCTGGAGAAGCTGCAGGCATCCCACGACAGCCGTTGGGTTTTCACCGCCATCAAAGGGGGCTGCCTGGGGTCAGTGGCCTTCGACACGGCGTACTGGCGTCTCATTGCGGACGGTGTTGACGAGCGCAGCGGTCCAGGGGCGCGCCGGCCCCGCCCGGCTATCCCGGAGGTGCCGACGTTCAAGGGCAAGCGTCAATACTTGTTGCGGCACGCGCACAAGGCGTGGCTGGACGAGGATGGACATTCTCGGTTCGCTGTCGAGTCCCGGATGGGTCATCAGGTGCCGGGCGTGGAGGGCACGTACTCCAGCGTGACAGCGGCCATGGAGCGGGCCATCATGAAGTCACTGCAGAAGCGGTGGGACGATCTGTGGGAGCCGCGGGAAACGGAGGGGTAG
- a CDS encoding glycoside hydrolase family 18 protein — protein MERARRTGPVLAALTAVSLAVPGITALSSAARAADADVAVNGGFESGLTGWTCTTGTTVNSPVHSGTSALQATPAGGDNAQCAQTVTVQPGAQYTLSGYVRGSYAYLGASGTGTTDVSTWTQSAPDWQKLSTTFRTGAATTKVTIYTHGWYGTGTYQADDITLVGPGGGTTTQPPAAPAGLKTTTVTSSSVGLSWSAVTGATSYAVYRDGVRVQTATGTSATVSGLTAATAYGFQVTAVNEAGESAKSAVVTATTGPGGGGGDGGSSGLPAHALVGYLHASFANGAGYTRLADVPDSWDVIDLAFGEPTSVTSGDIRFNRCPVTECPNVESDAEFKAAIKAKQAAGKKVLISIGGQNGQVQLTTTAARDTFVSSVSHIIDTYGLDGLDIDFEGHSLSLNAGDTDFKNPTTPVIVNLISALKTLKAKYGAKFVLTMAPETFFVQNGYQYYGSGKWGGQDPRCGAYLPVIHALRDDLTLLHVQDYNSGPIMGLDNQYHSMGGADFHIAMTDMLLTGFPVAGDQNNVFPPLRPDQVAIGMPASTNAGNGHVSPAEVTKTLDCLTKKTNCGSYATHGTWPALRGLMTWSVNWDRYANWGFQKNFDTWRSANR, from the coding sequence GTGGAACGCGCCAGACGCACCGGACCCGTCCTCGCCGCGCTCACGGCCGTGAGCCTGGCCGTGCCCGGCATCACCGCGCTCTCGTCGGCCGCCCGTGCGGCCGACGCGGACGTCGCCGTCAACGGCGGCTTCGAGTCCGGCCTGACCGGCTGGACCTGCACCACCGGCACGACGGTGAACTCACCCGTGCACAGCGGCACGTCCGCGCTCCAGGCCACCCCGGCCGGCGGCGACAACGCCCAGTGCGCGCAGACGGTGACCGTCCAGCCGGGCGCCCAGTACACCCTGTCCGGATACGTCCGCGGCTCCTACGCCTACCTCGGCGCGAGCGGCACCGGCACCACCGACGTCTCCACCTGGACCCAGTCCGCCCCCGACTGGCAGAAGCTGAGCACCACCTTCCGCACCGGGGCCGCCACCACCAAGGTCACCATCTACACCCACGGCTGGTACGGCACCGGCACCTACCAGGCCGACGACATCACCCTCGTCGGCCCCGGCGGCGGCACCACCACCCAGCCGCCCGCCGCCCCGGCCGGACTGAAGACCACCACCGTGACCTCCTCCTCCGTCGGCCTGTCCTGGTCGGCGGTGACCGGCGCGACGAGCTACGCCGTCTACCGCGACGGGGTCAGGGTCCAGACGGCGACCGGCACCTCGGCGACCGTCTCCGGACTCACCGCGGCCACGGCGTACGGCTTCCAGGTCACCGCCGTGAACGAGGCCGGCGAGTCCGCGAAGTCCGCCGTCGTCACCGCCACGACCGGCCCCGGCGGCGGTGGCGGGGACGGCGGCTCGTCCGGCCTGCCCGCCCACGCCCTCGTCGGCTATCTGCACGCCAGCTTCGCCAACGGCGCCGGCTACACCCGGCTCGCCGACGTCCCCGACAGCTGGGACGTCATCGACCTGGCCTTCGGCGAGCCCACCTCGGTCACCTCCGGGGACATCCGCTTCAACCGCTGCCCGGTCACCGAGTGCCCGAACGTGGAGAGCGACGCCGAGTTCAAGGCGGCGATCAAGGCCAAGCAGGCGGCCGGCAAGAAGGTGCTGATCTCCATCGGCGGCCAGAACGGCCAGGTCCAGCTGACCACCACCGCGGCCCGCGACACCTTCGTCTCCTCGGTCTCGCACATCATCGACACCTACGGCCTGGACGGCCTCGACATCGACTTCGAGGGCCACTCGCTGTCGCTGAACGCGGGCGACACCGACTTCAAGAACCCGACCACGCCCGTGATCGTCAACCTGATCTCGGCGCTGAAGACCCTGAAGGCGAAGTACGGCGCCAAGTTCGTCCTCACCATGGCCCCGGAGACCTTCTTCGTGCAGAACGGCTACCAGTACTACGGCAGCGGCAAGTGGGGCGGCCAGGACCCGCGCTGCGGCGCCTACCTCCCGGTGATCCACGCCCTGCGCGACGACCTGACCCTGCTGCACGTCCAGGACTACAACTCGGGACCGATCATGGGCCTGGACAACCAGTACCACTCCATGGGCGGCGCCGACTTCCACATCGCCATGACCGACATGCTCCTCACCGGCTTCCCGGTCGCCGGCGACCAGAACAACGTCTTCCCGCCGCTGCGCCCCGACCAGGTCGCCATCGGCATGCCGGCGTCCACCAACGCGGGCAACGGCCATGTCTCACCGGCCGAGGTCACCAAGACCCTGGACTGCCTGACGAAGAAGACGAACTGCGGCTCGTACGCCACCCACGGGACCTGGCCCGCCCTGCGCGGCCTGATGACCTGGTCGGTGAACTGGGACCGCTACGCGAACTGGGGGTTCCAGAAGAACTTCGACACTTGGAGGTCTGCCAACCGCTGA